From the Serratia nematodiphila DZ0503SBS1 genome, one window contains:
- the pgsA gene encoding CDP-diacylglycerol--glycerol-3-phosphate 3-phosphatidyltransferase, translated as MQLNIPTWLTLFRVVLIPFFVLAFYLPFNWAPMVCAVIFVFAAVTDWFDGFLARRWKQTTRFGAFLDPVADKVMVAVALVLVAEHYHSWWITLPAATMIAREIIISSLREWMAEIGKRSSVAVSWIGKVKTMAQMMSLVGLLWRPDRSVEYVAIGLLYIAAVLTFWSMFQYLNAARNDLLEP; from the coding sequence ATGCAATTGAATATACCGACTTGGCTTACCCTGTTTCGCGTAGTTCTGATCCCATTCTTTGTGCTGGCGTTTTATCTGCCGTTCAACTGGGCTCCGATGGTTTGCGCCGTTATCTTTGTGTTTGCCGCCGTCACCGACTGGTTTGACGGCTTCCTGGCACGTCGCTGGAAACAAACGACGCGCTTCGGGGCGTTTTTGGATCCGGTCGCGGACAAAGTGATGGTGGCGGTGGCGCTGGTGCTGGTGGCGGAGCACTACCACAGCTGGTGGATCACGCTGCCGGCGGCCACCATGATCGCCCGTGAAATCATCATTTCGTCGCTGCGCGAGTGGATGGCGGAAATTGGCAAACGCAGCAGCGTGGCGGTGTCCTGGATCGGCAAAGTGAAAACCATGGCGCAGATGATGTCGCTGGTGGGCTTGCTGTGGCGGCCGGATCGTTCCGTAGAGTATGTGGCGATTGGCTTGTTGTATATCGCGGCGGTGCTGACTTTCTGGTCGATGTTCCAATATTTGAACGCGGCACGCAACGATTTGCTGGAACCGTGA
- a CDS encoding LysR family transcriptional regulator translates to MDPFSDISTFVRAAEAGNFTRAARVLRITPSAVSKSVARLEAELGVKLFHRSPRQITLTGDGEVFFDVCRQGMTAIEDARSLLGGSAQPWRGKLRICVPVSFGQCVVAPALSEWLVAHPGLDIELTLTDRHVDMTAERFDLAVMLGEVPDSRLVARALPPHRFQTVAAPVYLQQHGAPSFPGDLGEHACLRYIMANSGQFRTWTFSRSGEAYRHFPIGPLASDHVAVLLALAEGGQGILQAPHYVVAPALAAGRLVTVLNEFDSVGAPLSVVYEKARHASARNRLAVDFLLELGSRL, encoded by the coding sequence ATGGATCCATTCAGTGATATCAGCACCTTTGTCAGAGCCGCCGAAGCCGGTAACTTCACGCGCGCTGCACGTGTGCTGCGTATTACGCCTTCTGCGGTGAGCAAGTCGGTGGCGCGTCTGGAAGCAGAACTTGGCGTGAAATTATTCCACCGCTCACCGCGGCAGATCACATTGACCGGCGATGGTGAAGTTTTCTTCGACGTTTGTCGGCAAGGCATGACGGCCATTGAGGACGCACGCAGTCTGCTGGGGGGGAGCGCCCAACCGTGGCGCGGAAAACTGCGGATTTGTGTACCGGTGAGTTTTGGTCAATGCGTGGTTGCGCCGGCACTCAGCGAGTGGCTGGTTGCCCATCCGGGACTAGATATCGAGCTGACATTGACCGACCGACATGTTGACATGACGGCCGAACGTTTCGATCTGGCTGTTATGTTGGGCGAAGTGCCGGATTCTCGTCTGGTTGCGCGCGCTTTGCCGCCACATCGTTTCCAGACCGTTGCGGCGCCGGTTTATCTGCAGCAGCATGGTGCACCCAGTTTCCCCGGCGATCTTGGCGAACATGCTTGCCTACGCTATATCATGGCCAATAGCGGCCAGTTTCGTACCTGGACATTCTCCCGATCCGGGGAAGCATATCGCCACTTTCCTATCGGACCACTGGCCAGCGATCACGTCGCCGTGCTGCTGGCATTGGCTGAAGGTGGGCAGGGCATTCTTCAGGCGCCGCATTACGTTGTGGCACCGGCGTTAGCTGCAGGCAGGCTTGTCACCGTTCTGAACGAGTTTGACAGCGTTGGCGCGCCGTTGTCTGTTGTGTATGAAAAGGCGCGTCATGCTTCTGCCCGAAACAGACTGGCTGTTGATTTCTTACTCGAACTCGGTAGCCGGCTTTAG
- a CDS encoding isochorismatase family protein has protein sequence MLKFTNGLFSRLCLLSTMAVTASQAAAAATNLIPQQQPKEERAALVMIEFVNEWLDPQGKLHGLIQDKRSLARSQEAGKRALEAARQAGMPVIHATLQLSPDYRELGRKPFGLRGAIPKAGTWQKQDKGWQFYPSFAPRSNEFVISGRAGASAFAASDLDNYLRGQGITRLYLAGYATHVCIESTLRAAHDLGYEPVILSDATAAFTAQQQQHVLNDVVHHFGWAMMTQAFIETLSFGDQTALKARSTNSPEPAQSLRLLTAPGQKIPGVSGAAQTQSGLLFLSGHVPVTADNKVPLGLEKQLELAFKNLNDTLQHAGSSPENIVRMTLYVRNYRPEQLATIRKIRDRWLKGHEPASALIGVETLFRQDVLVEIDAVAVPTAPQTAV, from the coding sequence ATGTTGAAATTTACCAACGGTCTGTTTTCGCGACTATGTTTGCTTTCTACTATGGCTGTAACGGCAAGCCAAGCCGCAGCAGCTGCGACTAACTTAATACCGCAACAACAGCCGAAAGAAGAGCGTGCGGCGCTGGTCATGATCGAGTTCGTCAATGAGTGGCTGGATCCGCAAGGTAAGTTGCATGGTTTGATCCAGGACAAGCGATCGCTCGCCCGTTCCCAGGAAGCGGGCAAACGCGCCCTGGAGGCTGCTCGCCAGGCGGGGATGCCGGTCATTCACGCTACGCTGCAACTGTCGCCAGACTACCGTGAACTCGGGCGCAAACCATTTGGGCTACGCGGCGCCATCCCCAAAGCCGGCACCTGGCAAAAACAGGATAAAGGCTGGCAGTTCTATCCATCATTCGCTCCGCGATCAAATGAGTTTGTCATCAGCGGGCGTGCGGGTGCCAGCGCATTCGCCGCCTCCGATTTGGACAACTATCTGCGCGGGCAAGGCATTACCCGGCTGTACCTGGCCGGTTACGCCACCCACGTCTGCATCGAGTCCACATTACGCGCCGCACACGATCTGGGCTATGAGCCAGTGATCCTCAGCGATGCGACGGCCGCTTTCACCGCTCAGCAACAGCAACACGTTCTGAACGACGTAGTGCATCATTTTGGCTGGGCCATGATGACACAAGCGTTTATCGAAACTCTGTCTTTCGGCGATCAGACAGCGCTGAAAGCGAGATCCACCAACTCCCCGGAGCCCGCACAATCGCTGCGTCTGCTGACGGCTCCAGGCCAGAAAATCCCCGGCGTCTCCGGCGCTGCGCAAACACAGAGTGGCCTGCTGTTTCTCAGTGGCCATGTCCCAGTAACCGCTGACAACAAAGTCCCTTTAGGGCTGGAGAAGCAATTGGAATTGGCATTCAAGAATTTGAACGACACGCTGCAGCATGCAGGCAGTTCACCCGAAAATATTGTCAGAATGACGCTGTACGTGCGCAATTATCGTCCCGAACAGTTGGCCACAATTCGCAAGATCCGCGATCGTTGGCTCAAAGGGCATGAACCCGCCAGCGCCTTGATCGGCGTAGAAACTCTGTTCCGACAAGATGTGCTGGTCGAAATCGATGCGGTGGCGGTCCCCACCGCGCCTCAAACCGCAGTCTGA
- a CDS encoding anaerobic C4-dicarboxylate transporter translates to MDFFLQLAVILACLLYGARKGGIALGLLGGIGLMILVFGFHLQPGKPPVDVMLVIIAVVAASATLQASGGLDVMLQIAERMLRRNPRYVSIIAPFVTCILTILCGTGHVVYTILPIIYDVAIKNNIRPERPMAASSIGAQMGIIASPVSVAVVSLVAMLSSYTFNGRHLEFLDLLSITIPSTLCGILAIGIFSWFRGKDLDKDPEFQKFISVPENHRYVYGDAATLLDRVLPRSNWIAMWIFLATIALVAVLGAFSGLRPSFGGKPLSMVLVIQMCMLMAGALIVIITRTNPASISKNEVFRSGMIAIVAVYGVAWMAETMFGAHLAQIEATLGVLVKEYPWAYALILLLVSKFVNSQAAALAALVPVALAIGVNPAYIVASAPACYGYYILPTYPSDLAAIQFDRSGTTRIGRFVINHSFILPGLIGVSVSCVFGWILAAAFGFL, encoded by the coding sequence ATGGATTTCTTTCTGCAATTAGCGGTTATATTGGCATGCCTGCTGTATGGGGCGCGTAAGGGCGGCATTGCGCTGGGGTTACTGGGCGGTATCGGTTTGATGATCCTGGTGTTTGGCTTTCACCTGCAGCCCGGCAAACCGCCGGTAGACGTGATGCTGGTGATCATCGCGGTGGTGGCGGCCTCCGCCACCCTGCAGGCCTCAGGCGGGTTGGACGTCATGCTGCAGATCGCCGAGCGGATGCTGCGGCGCAACCCGCGTTATGTCTCGATCATCGCCCCCTTCGTCACCTGTATTCTCACTATCCTGTGCGGCACCGGCCATGTGGTGTACACCATCTTGCCGATCATCTATGACGTGGCGATCAAAAATAATATCCGCCCGGAACGGCCGATGGCGGCCAGTTCGATCGGCGCGCAGATGGGCATTATCGCCAGCCCGGTCTCGGTGGCGGTGGTGTCACTGGTGGCAATGCTCAGCAGCTACACCTTCAATGGCCGCCATCTGGAATTCCTCGATCTGCTGTCTATCACCATCCCTTCGACGCTGTGCGGCATTCTGGCGATCGGCATCTTCAGCTGGTTCCGCGGCAAAGACCTGGACAAAGACCCGGAGTTCCAGAAGTTCATCTCGGTGCCGGAGAACCATCGCTATGTCTACGGCGACGCCGCTACCCTGCTGGATCGGGTATTGCCGCGCAGCAACTGGATCGCCATGTGGATTTTCCTCGCCACCATCGCCCTGGTGGCGGTGCTGGGGGCCTTTTCCGGCCTGCGGCCCAGCTTCGGCGGCAAGCCGCTCTCCATGGTTCTGGTGATCCAGATGTGCATGCTGATGGCCGGGGCGTTGATCGTTATCATTACCCGCACCAACCCGGCGTCTATCTCTAAAAACGAGGTGTTCCGTTCCGGCATGATCGCCATCGTGGCGGTGTATGGCGTCGCCTGGATGGCGGAAACCATGTTCGGCGCGCACCTGGCGCAGATCGAGGCCACACTGGGTGTGTTGGTGAAAGAGTACCCTTGGGCCTATGCGCTGATCCTGCTGCTGGTGTCGAAATTCGTCAACTCGCAGGCCGCCGCACTGGCGGCGCTGGTGCCGGTGGCGCTGGCGATCGGGGTTAACCCCGCCTATATCGTCGCTTCGGCGCCGGCCTGTTACGGCTATTACATTCTGCCAACCTACCCCAGCGATCTGGCGGCAATCCAGTTCGATCGCTCCGGCACCACCCGCATCGGCCGCTTCGTGATCAACCACAGCTTTATTCTGCCAGGCCTGATCGGCGTCAGCGTCTCCTGCGTCTTCGGCTGGATCCTCGCTGCGGCGTTCGGTTTCTTATGA
- a CDS encoding PaaI family thioesterase, which translates to MDPTKMTGLALLQAAMAGKIPPASIAETVPMKPVAVEEGYIRIAARADGRHLNPLGGVHGGFAATVLDSVTGCAVHSTLGAGIGYGTVDLQVKMLRPVPKETDLIAEGRLVYAAKNVAFAEGTLKTAEGKLLASATATCFIIRPTEQAPQ; encoded by the coding sequence ATGGATCCGACAAAAATGACCGGGCTGGCGTTATTACAGGCTGCGATGGCTGGCAAGATCCCACCGGCCTCGATCGCTGAAACCGTGCCCATGAAACCGGTCGCGGTGGAAGAGGGGTATATTCGCATCGCGGCGCGGGCCGACGGGCGCCATCTGAATCCACTGGGGGGCGTACATGGCGGTTTCGCCGCCACGGTTTTGGACTCGGTGACCGGTTGCGCGGTGCACAGTACGCTGGGCGCGGGGATTGGCTATGGCACCGTCGATCTGCAGGTTAAAATGTTGCGCCCTGTGCCGAAAGAAACTGATCTGATCGCCGAGGGGCGTCTGGTCTATGCGGCGAAGAACGTCGCATTCGCTGAAGGCACGCTAAAAACGGCGGAAGGGAAGCTGCTGGCTTCGGCAACCGCCACTTGTTTTATTATTCGCCCCACCGAACAAGCACCGCAATAA
- a CDS encoding DUF4132 domain-containing protein, with protein sequence MPHATLLAQLKARLGEPPDISPFPPQELGKLWADIHRLANDVEHPEFRTLAYHIRQQTKTLGKVPAFDNATAIDVLRNLVCWEDAVLCIAGLTASPSPALATELRRILTTGAPQQKEPAFWALRRYEAHVLTRYTDDEIRSRLQQAVMTQHAQDPYVLSEFAVLSRLSLAGALTLCQSQTAYYQPQSLYDDRNDMQILSDEPAYMDFARTALEQALRHLEAIRRAELPYKADCAFSVDDAHIIARAARITAWRDERWFGPLIEQLLPQVAVAPTMAKTAPSQALAIALGHSIQAAPTPEGVKALRYTLESVRHAGIKKKLGRNVKPAERNLAERPDMALKLSGQLPAGKKQTAMLASCLEASMWLGSEFTYHDWHSQLHNSPAGAPLAHSLIWLARCPGQPDRVFVPLDGALDAHGQPLDLPNDAEILLWHPLMADEGERQAWRTFIISRRIAQPFRQAYREYYFRSADFSGYLLALRPLLGLARQQGWHIGAGGVGLARRFGEYQALFAVNAKLYPGADGWGASGALTVNRQINGQWERIAPEALPAITYSEMCRAADLLISRTALAEGDALASGASPQQRARHLSYLTETSNIANLRRETLRHIFHQPIAAGRLTVETNHLRIADYALHLATGRVTRAGAPAELPSTPKSGGKSPIFWLPYDESILSTIVDRAEILLAATGSAS encoded by the coding sequence ATGCCGCACGCAACCTTATTAGCTCAGTTAAAAGCGCGGTTGGGTGAGCCGCCGGACATCAGCCCTTTCCCCCCGCAAGAACTTGGAAAACTGTGGGCGGACATTCACCGTCTGGCGAACGATGTCGAGCATCCGGAGTTCAGGACGCTGGCGTACCATATCAGGCAACAAACCAAAACGTTAGGCAAGGTTCCCGCCTTTGATAACGCTACCGCCATTGACGTTTTGCGCAACCTTGTTTGTTGGGAAGACGCGGTACTTTGCATTGCCGGCTTGACGGCATCGCCATCGCCGGCGCTGGCCACAGAGCTGCGCCGGATCCTGACTACGGGCGCCCCGCAACAAAAGGAGCCGGCCTTCTGGGCGTTACGGCGTTACGAAGCCCACGTATTGACCAGATATACCGATGATGAGATTCGCTCGCGCCTGCAGCAGGCCGTGATGACGCAGCACGCCCAGGACCCGTATGTGTTAAGTGAGTTCGCCGTGCTCTCTCGCCTCAGCCTCGCCGGCGCCCTGACGCTCTGCCAGTCGCAAACCGCCTACTATCAACCTCAGTCGCTCTACGACGACAGGAACGACATGCAGATTCTGAGCGACGAGCCTGCCTATATGGATTTCGCCCGGACCGCGTTGGAACAGGCGCTCAGGCACCTCGAAGCCATCCGGCGGGCCGAGCTACCCTATAAGGCCGACTGCGCCTTCTCAGTCGATGACGCGCATATTATTGCCCGGGCGGCTCGCATTACGGCGTGGCGAGATGAGCGCTGGTTCGGTCCGTTGATCGAACAGCTATTGCCGCAGGTTGCCGTTGCGCCCACCATGGCCAAGACCGCGCCCTCTCAGGCACTGGCCATCGCCCTGGGACATTCAATTCAGGCGGCACCCACGCCGGAAGGTGTCAAGGCACTGCGCTATACGCTAGAGTCGGTTCGTCATGCCGGGATTAAAAAGAAACTGGGGCGCAATGTAAAACCCGCAGAACGCAACCTGGCCGAACGCCCCGATATGGCGCTGAAATTAAGCGGCCAACTGCCCGCCGGGAAAAAGCAAACCGCCATGCTCGCATCTTGCCTCGAGGCCAGTATGTGGCTAGGCAGTGAGTTCACCTATCATGACTGGCATTCACAGTTGCACAACTCTCCGGCCGGCGCGCCGTTAGCGCATTCTCTGATTTGGCTGGCTCGCTGCCCGGGCCAGCCCGACCGCGTATTTGTGCCGCTGGACGGCGCTCTGGACGCTCACGGGCAGCCCCTGGACTTGCCGAATGACGCCGAGATTCTGCTGTGGCATCCGTTGATGGCGGATGAAGGTGAACGGCAGGCGTGGCGCACATTCATTATCTCACGTCGCATCGCCCAGCCGTTCCGTCAGGCCTACCGCGAGTATTACTTCCGCTCCGCCGATTTTTCCGGGTATTTACTGGCACTTCGCCCACTGTTGGGCCTTGCCCGGCAGCAAGGATGGCATATCGGCGCCGGCGGCGTGGGCCTTGCGCGCCGCTTCGGTGAGTATCAGGCGCTGTTCGCCGTGAATGCCAAACTCTATCCTGGAGCCGATGGCTGGGGAGCGTCAGGTGCATTGACGGTCAATCGGCAAATCAACGGGCAGTGGGAGCGTATCGCCCCCGAGGCTCTGCCGGCAATCACGTATTCGGAGATGTGCCGCGCCGCAGATCTGCTAATCAGCCGCACGGCGTTAGCGGAGGGCGATGCCTTGGCCTCCGGCGCTTCACCGCAACAGCGGGCGCGTCACCTGAGTTATCTGACGGAAACCTCTAACATCGCTAACCTGCGCCGTGAAACGCTACGCCACATTTTCCACCAGCCCATCGCCGCAGGCAGGCTCACCGTAGAAACAAATCATCTGCGCATCGCCGACTATGCGTTGCATCTGGCGACGGGCCGAGTCACCCGCGCCGGCGCACCGGCGGAATTACCGTCAACCCCAAAATCGGGCGGCAAGTCGCCGATCTTTTGGCTACCATACGATGAATCCATCCTGAGTACCATCGTCGACCGCGCAGAGATTTTATTGGCCGCGACAGGCAGCGCCAGCTGA
- the uvrY gene encoding UvrY/SirA/GacA family response regulator transcription factor, with protein sequence MISVLLVDDHELVRAGIRRILEDIKGIKVVGEAQCGEDAVKWCRGNAVDIVLMDMNMPGIGGLEATRKIVRYAPDVKVIMLTIHTENPLPAKVMQAGAAGYLSKGAAPQEVINALRSVHAGQRYIASDIAQQMALSQLEPQAETPFSCLSERELQIMLMITKGKKVNEISEQLSLSPKTVNSYRYRMFSKLNISGDVELTHLAIRHGLFNAETLLSSE encoded by the coding sequence TTGATTAGCGTTCTTCTTGTTGATGACCACGAACTGGTGCGCGCAGGGATACGACGCATTCTTGAAGATATCAAAGGTATAAAAGTTGTCGGTGAGGCTCAGTGCGGTGAAGACGCCGTAAAATGGTGCCGCGGCAACGCTGTCGATATCGTGCTGATGGACATGAATATGCCGGGCATTGGCGGGCTGGAAGCCACGCGCAAGATTGTGCGTTATGCACCCGACGTCAAAGTCATCATGTTGACCATCCATACTGAAAATCCTTTGCCCGCGAAGGTGATGCAGGCGGGTGCCGCCGGTTACCTGAGCAAGGGCGCCGCGCCGCAGGAAGTGATTAACGCCTTGCGTTCCGTGCATGCCGGGCAGCGCTATATCGCGTCTGATATCGCACAGCAGATGGCCCTGAGTCAGTTGGAACCACAGGCTGAAACGCCGTTCAGCTGCTTGTCTGAACGCGAGCTACAGATCATGTTGATGATCACCAAAGGCAAAAAAGTGAATGAGATCTCGGAGCAACTGAGTCTCAGCCCGAAAACGGTGAACAGCTACCGTTACCGCATGTTCAGCAAACTGAATATCAGCGGCGACGTCGAATTGACTCACCTGGCCATCCGACATGGATTGTTCAATGCGGAGACGTTGTTAAGCAGTGAATGA
- a CDS encoding DUF2594 family protein has product MSNVDFTTSANPEILATEVACLKATLTLILKSIGQADAGKVIINMERFIAQIEDPTQAEIFKNSIQQIKHAYRQ; this is encoded by the coding sequence ATGAGCAACGTTGATTTCACTACGTCTGCAAACCCGGAAATCTTGGCGACCGAGGTTGCCTGCCTCAAAGCTACGCTGACGCTGATCTTGAAGTCGATCGGCCAGGCCGACGCCGGGAAAGTCATCATCAACATGGAACGTTTCATCGCGCAGATTGAAGATCCGACTCAGGCAGAAATCTTCAAGAACAGCATTCAGCAAATAAAGCACGCTTACCGTCAGTAA
- a CDS encoding GlpM family protein, translating into MGILVKALIGALVVVLIGLLAKTRNYYIAGLVPLFPTFALIAHYIVGSERSIAALKTTLIFGMWAVLPYLVYLISLYFLINSLRLSLALGAAVLCWIAAAWLLITLWGWWQGR; encoded by the coding sequence ATGGGCATCCTTGTCAAAGCGCTGATCGGCGCGCTGGTCGTGGTTCTAATCGGCCTGTTGGCCAAAACGCGCAACTATTATATCGCCGGTTTAGTCCCGCTCTTTCCCACTTTCGCCCTGATTGCGCATTACATTGTCGGCAGCGAACGTTCAATTGCGGCACTGAAAACGACGCTGATTTTCGGCATGTGGGCGGTATTGCCCTACCTGGTATATTTGATTTCGCTGTATTTCCTGATTAACAGTCTGCGGCTGTCGTTAGCGCTGGGTGCGGCGGTATTGTGCTGGATTGCGGCGGCGTGGCTATTAATTACGCTGTGGGGATGGTGGCAAGGGCGTTAA
- the uvrC gene encoding excinuclease ABC subunit UvrC, with protein MNDRFDAKAFLSTVTSQPGVYRMYDATGTVIYVGKAKDLKKRLASYFRQQVSSRKTETLVKNIAQIDVTVTHTETEALLLEHNYIKLYQPRYNVLLRDDKSYPLIFLSADTHPRLAVHRGAKHAKGEYFGPFPNSYAVRETLALLQKLFPIRQCENSVYRNRSRPCLQYQIGRCLGPCVAGLVSEDEYRQQVDYVRLFLSGKDQQVLHQLIERMEEASKLLNFEEAARIRDQIQAVRRVTERQFVSGDSDDLDVIGVAFDAGMACLHVLFIRQGKVLGSRSYFPKVPGGTDMGEVVQTFVGQFYLQGSQARTLPGEILLDFSLPEKDLLAESLSELAGRKIQIQSKPRGDRARYLKLARTNAATALTTRLSQQSTIHQRLAELAKVLNLTEINRMECFDISHTMGEQTVASCVVFDGNGPVRAEYRRYNISGITPGDDYAAMTQVLKRRYGKALEEKKIPDVIFIDGGKGQLGMAIDVFKSLNVTWDKNKPLLIGIAKGADRKAGLETLFFVPEGEGISLPPDSPALHVIQHIRDDSHNHAITGHRQRRAKVRNTSALELIEGVGPKRRQVLLKYMGGLQPLLNASVEEIAKVPGISQALAEKIYNALKH; from the coding sequence GTGAATGACCGTTTTGATGCCAAAGCCTTCCTGAGTACCGTCACCAGCCAGCCCGGCGTCTACCGTATGTATGACGCCACGGGTACGGTGATCTACGTCGGTAAAGCCAAAGACCTGAAAAAGCGTCTCGCCAGCTATTTTCGGCAGCAGGTCAGCAGCCGTAAAACCGAGACGCTGGTTAAAAATATCGCGCAAATAGACGTAACGGTTACCCACACCGAGACAGAAGCGCTGCTGTTGGAACATAACTACATTAAATTGTACCAACCGCGATATAATGTTCTTTTGCGAGACGATAAATCTTACCCGCTGATTTTTCTCAGTGCGGATACCCATCCCCGTTTGGCTGTGCATCGCGGCGCCAAACACGCCAAAGGCGAATATTTCGGGCCTTTCCCCAACTCTTACGCCGTGCGCGAGACGCTGGCGCTGCTGCAGAAGCTGTTCCCAATCCGCCAGTGCGAAAACAGCGTGTATCGCAACCGTTCGCGTCCGTGCCTGCAGTATCAGATCGGCCGCTGTTTGGGGCCTTGTGTTGCCGGGCTGGTGAGCGAAGACGAGTACCGGCAGCAGGTGGATTACGTGCGGCTGTTTCTTTCTGGCAAAGATCAGCAGGTATTGCACCAGCTGATTGAGCGTATGGAAGAAGCCAGCAAACTGCTTAATTTCGAAGAAGCGGCGCGCATTCGCGATCAAATTCAGGCTGTGCGCCGCGTTACCGAACGGCAGTTCGTGTCGGGCGACAGCGACGATCTGGACGTGATCGGCGTGGCGTTCGATGCCGGTATGGCGTGCCTGCACGTGCTGTTCATCCGTCAGGGCAAGGTGCTGGGCAGCCGCAGCTATTTCCCTAAAGTGCCGGGCGGCACGGATATGGGTGAGGTGGTGCAGACCTTTGTCGGCCAGTTCTATCTGCAAGGCAGCCAGGCGCGTACGCTGCCCGGCGAGATCCTGCTGGATTTCAGCCTGCCGGAAAAAGACCTGCTTGCGGAATCGCTCTCCGAGTTGGCGGGGCGCAAGATCCAAATTCAAAGCAAACCGCGCGGCGATCGCGCCCGTTATCTGAAACTGGCGCGCACCAACGCGGCAACGGCGTTGACCACCAGGCTGTCGCAACAGTCGACGATCCATCAGCGGCTGGCGGAATTGGCCAAAGTGCTGAACCTGACGGAAATCAACCGTATGGAGTGCTTCGATATCAGCCATACCATGGGTGAGCAGACAGTGGCTTCGTGCGTGGTGTTCGACGGAAACGGCCCCGTGCGAGCGGAGTATCGGCGTTACAATATCAGCGGCATTACTCCTGGCGATGACTACGCGGCGATGACGCAGGTGCTGAAGCGCCGTTACGGCAAGGCGCTGGAAGAGAAAAAGATCCCGGATGTCATCTTCATCGACGGCGGTAAAGGGCAGCTCGGCATGGCGATCGACGTATTCAAATCGCTGAATGTTACCTGGGACAAGAATAAGCCGCTGTTGATCGGCATCGCCAAAGGCGCCGACCGCAAGGCAGGGTTAGAAACGTTGTTCTTCGTGCCGGAAGGTGAAGGGATTTCTCTGCCGCCGGATTCGCCGGCGCTGCATGTGATCCAACACATCCGCGACGATTCGCACAATCATGCCATTACCGGTCACCGGCAGAGAAGGGCGAAAGTCAGGAATACCAGCGCATTGGAGCTGATTGAAGGCGTAGGGCCGAAACGGCGCCAGGTGCTGTTGAAGTATATGGGCGGACTGCAACCTTTGTTGAACGCCAGCGTGGAGGAAATTGCAAAAGTGCCGGGTATTTCACAAGCATTGGCAGAAAAGATCTACAATGCATTGAAACACTGA